Below is a window of Virgibacillus sp. NKC19-3 DNA.
TTGCCTAGGAAATTATAAAATTATTTGCTGTGGATAACTTATTATTGATTAATGGCTACGTCTAGCTACAAGCGCCAAAAACTAGGAGATAACACGAGAGCTCCCTACGATAAGTCATCATCGGTTCGTTACCTCACCGTGATTCCTTTATCTCAGTTGCGCCGCTCCAATCTCTAGTTTTTAACCAGGCGCTTTTCGCTTTTGTCCTAGTAGAAAATCCGAATCATGGTTATATTTTTTGTTGCACAAAGCGCTTGGTGATTTCCTGTGGGCGGGTGATGGCTCCGCCGACGACACTTGCGTAAGCTCCGAGTTCCATACACTGATGATACATGTCAGGAGTAATCACATTACCCTCTGCTATGATTGGAATGTTTACCTTTTTTAATACATCCTGCAGAAATTGAAAGTTGTTATTATACAGTTTTTGTCCCTTCGTTTCTTTCGTATAGCCATGTAATGTTGTGGAAATACAATCAAACCCTGCTTTTTCAGCTTGTATGGCGTCTTCTGTCGTTGCGATGTCAGCCATTAATTCAATGGAAGGTTTCTTTTCTTTTGCATAATGTACCAGATCATTTAAGTGAATGTTCTGAGGGCGTGGACGGGATGTGGCGTCCATAGCGATCATATTACATCCGCTTTCTATAAGTTCATCTACCTCTTTGTATGTGGCAGTGATAAACACTTCGCTGTCAGGATAGTCCCTTTTTACAATGCCAATGATAGGCAAGTCTACCTCTTTTTTGATTGCGATAATATCTTCCTTTGAATTGGCTCGTATTCCTTGTGCACCACCCTGTTTTGCTGCCAGCGCCATTTTCGACATAATAAAAGAGCTGTGGAGCGGTTCTTCCGGTAAAGCCTGACAGGATACGATTAAGCCATTTTTGATTTTTTCTAACATGATGTAACCTCCTCTTTGTTGTTCGTTTCCTGTTTCGTCATTTTTTGAAAAAAGGGTAAACAGCACCATACAGGGCTGCATCGTTGTATAATCGTGCCACTTTAATCTCTGCTTTCAAAAAGTTATTCGGCAGGTAGCTATTTAAGTGTCTTTCAATTGCATTTACTAAAAATGACCCTTGTCTGGAAATGCCTCCGCCGATGATGATACATTTTGGGTCGATTAAGAGAATGATTTGCGCTAGTCCTTTGGCAACCTCATCCGACCAGATTTCAAGCAGCTCCATGCATGCATTATCACCGGATTTTGCCAGCTCAAATACATCTTTGGTGGATAGCTCTTTATCAAATCTTTGATATATCATTTTATTGAGAGCTGCGGTGGAGGCTCTGTCTTCATAATTGGTTTCGCTGTCTTTCTCGTATAGTAAATAACCAACGGAATTAGCCTTTTTGAAAAAGCCATCTATCAGCCGATCATGAAAATAGGCACCTCCAATACCTGTTCCCAATGTTATACAAAAGACATCGTTTTGATTCTGGGCAGCGCCTACCCAAATTTCCCCTAATAATGCTGCATTGACATCGTTTTCGACATGAACGGGTAAATGGAATTGACTGGTTAGTTTTTCTTTAAACTTTGTCCCTATATAGTTTTTTATCGTTGGCCCGGCGTAAATAATTTCTCCTTTTTCTCTGTCTACAATACCTGCTGTACTAATACCAATACCATTTATATCAGGGTTGGTGCGGAGAGCTTCAGCAGTAATCTCTTCTGTTTGCTTTAGAATAGCGTTATCTTCATTTTCTTTGGTCGGAATTTTACTATAGTGCTTAAGCTGATGCAGACTGTTAATGACAGCGTATTTAATATAAGTTCCGCCAATGTCAATGGCTAGAAATTCTGCCATAAATCAATGCCTCCTAATAATCCCTTGTTTTTTTGATATGATCTGTCAGCAATTTCTTGGCTTGTTCTGCCTGTCTGTTACTGATCGCCTTAACGATATGATCATGTTCATTGTTAGCTCTTTGATATTCTTCCGGAGACAACTGAATATGAATAATATCAAAGAAGTAAGTTGTAATCATATGGGTCATCTGAATAAACAGCTTGTTATTCGTTGTGTGCAGCAACTGTTTATGGAATGAGATATCGGCTTGTTTATATTCCTCTTCGGTTTCAGCCTGTTTACCGTCTTCGACTGTCTTTTTCAGCTGGTCAAGGTCAATTTGCTTATGGTCACGAATAATATCATCGATCGCACTGCATTCAAATATGACCCTTAAACTTTGAATATCGCGGACACTGCCGCCGTTGATTTGCCATAAAAAGAAAAAACTGTTTAGTAAGGTATCAATATTGGATTCATTTAAAAAGGCACCTTGCCCCTGCCGCACGCGGATAACATCTGTGTTTTCCATATAGCTTAATGCTTCGCGTACAACTGATCTGCTGACACCAAACATTTCCGTAAATTTTCGTTCGGTCGGTAATTTGTCACCAGCTTTCAGGCCGTTATCAATGATGTACGTTTTGATTTCCTGGATAACTGTTTTTTTTAATGATTTTCTTTCTGAGCTTGTAATGGGTTCCATATTAAATTGTTTCCTCCATCTGTTCGATAAACGTAAAAATTGGTTCAAAATGGACTGCCATAATCTGTTGTGCTGCGGTTAAGTCATTATTTTCAATCGCGTCCAGCATTGCTGCATGCTCCTGATAGGATTGCAGTAATTCATCTTCTTGCCGGATCAAGTCAATCTTAACCAATGAAAAGTATTCTTTAATAATTTCACCGAATGTATAAAAGGTGTTATTGGCTGTTTCTTTCATCAATTGTCGATGAAAAGCCTGGTCATACATTTTAATATCGCCATTGTTGATAATAGCGTTATAGTAGTCTTTATTAATTTGTTTGAGATACGTGAGATCAATGTTCTCTTCTTTTTCAATGATTAACCTCAACGTACCAAGTTCAATGATTTTACGTGTTTCAATTAATTCTTTTATTTTTACACCATAGGTATCGTAATGGTGCTTTAAAATGGTTTTAATCGAATTCAGGTTTGGATTGTCAATATAGATGCCTCCACCTGTCTTAATTGTTAGTATACCGACCGACTGTAAAGTGATTAAAGCTTCTCTGACAACAGTTCTGCTGACTTGTAATTGGTCTGTAAGTTCTTTCTCCGTTAAGAACTTATCATTTGGCTTTAAGTTATTCTCTTGAATATACTGCTTGATCCGTTCCGTTGCAACATCCACGAGTGATGTTTTCTCCATCGCCATAAGAACCACCTCTGCTTGGCAGATAAAAAAGTATAAATCTGTCTTATCTGCATTTGTTCGGGCTTTGTCTTTTGCTGTATAGGTATGGCAAAAGACAAATTTTCTAATGTCCATCTTACCATAACTTGTCAGTAATTTTTCTAAAAACCCTTACATGAAATGGTTGACTTTTTCTATTTGGGCTTTTATCATATTAATTAGCAACAAATTGGTCTGACAATATTATAAGTCTAATATACAGATGAAGCAACTTTTTAAGGAGGAATTTTTAATGAAGGGATTATTTTCAGCGTTACTTGTACCTTTTGATGAAAGCGGAGACATTAAAGAACAGGGATTACGAGAAGTAGTTAGGCAAAACATTGATGAGCAAAAAGTAGACGGTTTATATGTAAATGGCAGCTCTGGTGAAAATTTTATGATGAGCACAGCACAAAAAAAAGATGTCTTTCGAATTGTAAATGAAGAAAATAATGGGGCAGTGAAGTTAATAGCTCAAGTTGGTTCGATTAATCTAGATGAATCGATTGAGCTTGGACAATATGCAACACAGCTCGGATATGACAGTTTATCTGCTGTGACACCATTTTATTATCCATTTTCATTTGAAGAGATAAAATCGTACTATGAGACAATTATCGATAAGACGGATAATAATATGATTATTTATGCGATTCCGGCATTGACTGGTGTGTCAATGAATATGGAACAATTTGATACACTCTTACAACATGAAAAAGTTATCGGTGTTAAATACACAGATGGGGATCTTTTTAAATTGGAACGTCTTCGTAAGCGATTCCCAGATAAACTCATATATTTCGGTATTGACGAGATGCTTGTTCACGGGCTTGTTGCCGGAGCAGACGGTGTAATCGGCAGCACATACAATATTAATGGGAGCAATGCACGAAAAATCATGAATTTACATGAACAGGGCAAGGTTGATGAAGCGTATAATGTCCAGCATGAAACCAACGACTTGATTGAACAACTTATTGATTTAGGGATATATCAATCATTGAAGGAAGTATTGAATACAAAAGGAATTGATGCTGGCACATGTAAAAAGCCGATGCGTGCGTTTAATCCAGATAAAAAGGAAATCGTTAAACAGCTAGTTGGAAAATATAATCTATAGCAAACTGTTTAAATAAGTTTTTTAACAGGGCTTTACACTAGTCCTGTCTTTTTCACCATTTATGCAAGCGTATTCCTTAATCGTGAGTATGGCATGATAGTGGTAATTTAACTATATTTAAGGGAGAATTTAAGATGGATATTGGTTTTGGAGCCGGAAATTGGGCAGTACTCATTATTTATTTATTAGCAACTTTGGGTATTGGTGTATATTTTACAAAGAGTGCCGGAAAAGATACAAAATCTTTTTTTACCGCAAGAGGGAAAATCCCTTCATGGGTTGCGGGTTTCAGTATTTATGCGACAACTCTAAGTGCGATTACGTTTATGTCAACACCTGAGCAGGCTTTTTTGACAGATTGGTCCTACTCCTTCGGTAATTTGACGATATTCTTAATTGTACCCATCTTGATTTATTTTTATATTCCGTTCTTTCGGAAGTTGAATGTTACGACAGCGTATGAATATCTGGAAAAGCGTTTTGGGGTTTCTATTCGTTCAATAAGCAGTCTTTTATTCGTTTTGTTTCATATAGGCCGTATAGCAATCGTCATTTATTTGCCGACTTTAGCCATCACTTCAGTATCATCCATTAATCCAATGCTCGTTGCTTCGGTAGTAGGCGTTTTATGTATTGTTTATACATTTCTGGGAGGCATGGAAGGTGTCATTTGGAGCGACTTTATCCAGGGAATTATTATTCTTGGCGGTGGTGTAGCTATCATCTTAGTTGGTGCTAGTTATATAGATGGTGGACTTGCTACGGTAATCAGTGATGGGATTTCTGATGATAAATTTATATCTTCTGCTAACTTTAGCTTTACAACCGGTGCGGCGGCTATTCCGATTATTTTTCTGGGGAATATATTTAATAACTTGCACCAATACACAGCTAGTCAGGATGTAGTGCAGCGTTATTCCACAACTAAATCGTTAAAGGATACGAATACATCACTTTGGACCAATGGAATTTTAGCACTAATTACTATTCCAATTTTCTTTGGGATGGGCACAGTTCTTTATAGCTTTTATACTAATGTGGAAATTCTACCAGAGGGTTTTAATTCATCTGCGTTAGTGCCGTATTTTATACTCTCAGAGTTTCCGGTTGGTGTAGCAGGTGCCTTGATTGCAGCAATTTTTGCAGCGTGTCAATCCACGATTTCGTCAAGTTTAAATAGTCTATCAGCCTGTGTCACTACTGATTTTAAACAACGGTTTTTTGGTACGAAAAATGAGCGTCATGATGTTTGGTTTGCGAGAATTATCATTATAATCGCGGGTACAATAGGCATGTTTGCTTCACTTTATTTAATTTCAACGAACCGTGATGAGACGTGGAACTTGTTCTTAGATATCACCGGGTTATTCGGAGTTCCAATTGCAGCGATTTTTGCATTGGGAATTTTTACGAAACGTGCTAATGTACCTGGTATCTTAATTGGTTTGGTGTTCAGTGCAGTATTAGCCATGTTCATTCAGCAAACTGATTTCACACCATTTGCTGTCAGTTCAATTTCGTTTGTTGTTTCATTTATTGTTGGTTATCTGGCAAGTTTATTGTTTCCGAACTACAGAAAAGATACAACCGGTTTAACAATTTATACAAAAGATGAAGCATATGTTCAACCAGGAGAATAAAGGCATGCTTGATAACGTAGGGGCAAAGGTTTAGATCTTTGCCCTTACGTTATTTTATGAAGTTATCATTTCAGCTTTGATAAAAATAAGACATATGAACGGGTAGGCGGTGTATTGGAGACATCACAGCCTGAACGGCTGTACAGGATGTTAACAGATTTGGGTGTTTTTTCTATATCCAAGAACTATCAAAAGAAATGATGCTCAGAAAGGAAGGTTAGGAACGATTTAAATGTGATACTAAAAGAAAGAGCGGACGATGATTATCTGAGAATCCTGCAAATCCTGTCACGTAAGTTGATGGATGACTCATTTCGGGAGCAATTGCTAAACACTGGAACAAGAGCGGAAGCAATAAATTACTTGGTACAATTCAATAAGGAACTAGATGGAGCCAGTTTAGGAGCCTGTTTCTATCCATGATGTAACTTCCCTTATTTATGACAAGTATATGATAGCACGGTACATAAGTGATTTTTTTGCTATAATGAAGACAGATATATTCGAATGCAGAATTAGAACAGGAGAGGTATCCATGTATAACGAACCAATTTTTTTACAGCCCATTTTTCAAGAAAAGATCTGGGGAGGCAATAAATTAAAAACAGTTTATCATTATGACATTCCATCAGAGCGAACGGGGGAGGCCTGGGTGATTTCGGCGCATCCAAACGGATCAAGCGTGATTGAAAATGGCCCATTAAAGGGGAAAACATTAGCGGAAGCCTGGGACGCTCATGGTGAACTTTTCAATAAATCAGTAGATAGGGAGGAAGCATATCCGCTACTCGTCAAAATATTGGATGCGAATGATGATCTGTCGGTACAGGTACATCCAGATGATGCCTTTGCTCGTGATGTAGAGGGCGTTCCATATGGGAAAAGTGAATGCTGGTATGTACTGGACGCAGAGCCTGGTTCGGAACTCATTCTGGGACATCACGCTGAAACGAAGCAACATATGGAGAAGCTGATGTCTGATGGGGAATGGGACCAGCTTTTGAGGCGTGTGAAGGTGCAACCTGGTGATTTTATTTATGTGCCAAGTGGCACTATTCATGCCATTGGTGGCGGTATTGTCATCCTGGAAACACAACAGAGCTCCGATACGACCTACCGTGTTTATGACTACGATCGGACGGATAGAGATGGTAATAAACGGGAGTTACACCTTGAAAAGGCTGTAGCGGTGACATCCGTTCCGCATCAGAATCCCCAGTTGAATCAGGAAGAAACAGTTTCTGGCGATTTGACGAAAACGAAACTCGTGGAAAACGACTATTTTGGTGTGAGTAAATGGGTGCTGACGGGATACGTAGAACAGACAATGACAACTGATTTTTTGCAAGTTAGTGTGATTCAAGGAAATGCTATCCTTACCGTAGACGGAAAACGGTTTGAAATGGAGAAAGGTACGAATTTTATCATGCCCCATGGAATTGGTAAATACGAGCTTTCAGGCGAGGCGGCGTTTGTGGTGTCGTGGGTTTAATGAATATTGTAGGACAACAGTCGAAGGCCCTAAGCCGGCTGTTGTTTATCGAGGAAAATAAGGGGACGCGGCTGTATAAATGTGCATGATTATGATGTGATTGTGGTAAAACAGAGCTGTCTTTTCGATGAACTAAGCGTTGTATCCAAACTGAATATTCATGCTATAACAACTGAATTCACTTATCAACTGGTAACTGGTTGATTATATTGATTATAAAAGCCTTACGAAGCCTAATTATTCGATGGGTATCGAATAATTTCGTGCTGCTTCCATAAATATTGTTATTGGGATTAAGGTTAAAGACTATAGGAAAAGGATGTCTGCTGGAAAGTTAGGCATCCTTATTAATATAGAAAAAAATTGTTGATATAAACAAATTAAAAATCTGATTATTGTCTATTAAAACATAATACTATATGATATGCGTATCATTATATTTAAAAATAAGCAGCTAAGCCAATAAATTATAATCACCGTTAGCTGCTTTTTTTAGGATATAAATTAAATCGTTATAAAGTAGAGAGAAATATTAAACATGGGGTGAAATTAATGGGAATAACATTAGAAAATGCCATGAAAATAGGTGGTTTAAAAGAATGCCGTATTTTAGTAGGAGGAGAAGGTTTATCGAAGAACATTAATAATGTAACGATTATGGAAGTTCCCGACGTTACACGTTGGTTGAAAGGGAAAGAACTATTGATCACCAGTTTTTTTGCTAAAAATGAGCCATCTGATCAACGACGGTTCATACAGCAACTTTCTGCTATTAATACCTCAGCTCTAGCCATTAAACCATATCATTATTTAGGTGAAATTCCTGCATTCATACTGGAAGAAGCAGAAAAGTTTGGTCTTCCGATCATTGAAATACCTGAAAAAGTGAGTTATCTGGATATACTATCTCCCGTTATGAGTGCCATTTTTAATGATAAAGCCTTACTTCAGGACGATATGGAACAAGCACACAAAATTCTTAGGGAAGTTTCCATCAATGGTGGAAAAGTGAATGATTTTATTGAGGCATTAGAATTCCTTACTAAAAGGACTGTTACGCTAGAAAGTTGGTTACCTTTTATAAATCTCCCAAATCTAAATGTTGAAATCACATCTATAACGGAAGAAGAGATGAGAGAGCTGGAACTAATCAAACATCCTATTCGCTTCAAACGTAAATGTAATGGGGAAGAATTTCCGTGTATTGTTGCACCTATCTTGTTAGATGGTGTGATGTATGGGTGTGTCACGAGCTGGGGGTATAGAATGGAAAACTTACAATTGGACATATCGATACTAGAACAAGCTTCCGTCTTTTTATCCCTTGAATTTTTAAGACTTAAAGTAAAACATGATGTAGAGCAACAGTATAAAAATGATTTCATTCAGGAATTGCTGTTCAATAACTCCATG
It encodes the following:
- a CDS encoding N-acetylmannosamine-6-phosphate 2-epimerase: MLEKIKNGLIVSCQALPEEPLHSSFIMSKMALAAKQGGAQGIRANSKEDIIAIKKEVDLPIIGIVKRDYPDSEVFITATYKEVDELIESGCNMIAMDATSRPRPQNIHLNDLVHYAKEKKPSIELMADIATTEDAIQAEKAGFDCISTTLHGYTKETKGQKLYNNNFQFLQDVLKKVNIPIIAEGNVITPDMYHQCMELGAYASVVGGAITRPQEITKRFVQQKI
- a CDS encoding ROK family protein — encoded protein: MAEFLAIDIGGTYIKYAVINSLHQLKHYSKIPTKENEDNAILKQTEEITAEALRTNPDINGIGISTAGIVDREKGEIIYAGPTIKNYIGTKFKEKLTSQFHLPVHVENDVNAALLGEIWVGAAQNQNDVFCITLGTGIGGAYFHDRLIDGFFKKANSVGYLLYEKDSETNYEDRASTAALNKMIYQRFDKELSTKDVFELAKSGDNACMELLEIWSDEVAKGLAQIILLIDPKCIIIGGGISRQGSFLVNAIERHLNSYLPNNFLKAEIKVARLYNDAALYGAVYPFFKK
- a CDS encoding FadR/GntR family transcriptional regulator, which produces MEPITSSERKSLKKTVIQEIKTYIIDNGLKAGDKLPTERKFTEMFGVSRSVVREALSYMENTDVIRVRQGQGAFLNESNIDTLLNSFFFLWQINGGSVRDIQSLRVIFECSAIDDIIRDHKQIDLDQLKKTVEDGKQAETEEEYKQADISFHKQLLHTTNNKLFIQMTHMITTYFFDIIHIQLSPEEYQRANNEHDHIVKAISNRQAEQAKKLLTDHIKKTRDY
- a CDS encoding FadR/GntR family transcriptional regulator, with amino-acid sequence MDIRKFVFCHTYTAKDKARTNADKTDLYFFICQAEVVLMAMEKTSLVDVATERIKQYIQENNLKPNDKFLTEKELTDQLQVSRTVVREALITLQSVGILTIKTGGGIYIDNPNLNSIKTILKHHYDTYGVKIKELIETRKIIELGTLRLIIEKEENIDLTYLKQINKDYYNAIINNGDIKMYDQAFHRQLMKETANNTFYTFGEIIKEYFSLVKIDLIRQEDELLQSYQEHAAMLDAIENNDLTAAQQIMAVHFEPIFTFIEQMEETI
- a CDS encoding N-acetylneuraminate lyase — its product is MKGLFSALLVPFDESGDIKEQGLREVVRQNIDEQKVDGLYVNGSSGENFMMSTAQKKDVFRIVNEENNGAVKLIAQVGSINLDESIELGQYATQLGYDSLSAVTPFYYPFSFEEIKSYYETIIDKTDNNMIIYAIPALTGVSMNMEQFDTLLQHEKVIGVKYTDGDLFKLERLRKRFPDKLIYFGIDEMLVHGLVAGADGVIGSTYNINGSNARKIMNLHEQGKVDEAYNVQHETNDLIEQLIDLGIYQSLKEVLNTKGIDAGTCKKPMRAFNPDKKEIVKQLVGKYNL
- a CDS encoding sodium:solute symporter; this translates as MDIGFGAGNWAVLIIYLLATLGIGVYFTKSAGKDTKSFFTARGKIPSWVAGFSIYATTLSAITFMSTPEQAFLTDWSYSFGNLTIFLIVPILIYFYIPFFRKLNVTTAYEYLEKRFGVSIRSISSLLFVLFHIGRIAIVIYLPTLAITSVSSINPMLVASVVGVLCIVYTFLGGMEGVIWSDFIQGIIILGGGVAIILVGASYIDGGLATVISDGISDDKFISSANFSFTTGAAAIPIIFLGNIFNNLHQYTASQDVVQRYSTTKSLKDTNTSLWTNGILALITIPIFFGMGTVLYSFYTNVEILPEGFNSSALVPYFILSEFPVGVAGALIAAIFAACQSTISSSLNSLSACVTTDFKQRFFGTKNERHDVWFARIIIIIAGTIGMFASLYLISTNRDETWNLFLDITGLFGVPIAAIFALGIFTKRANVPGILIGLVFSAVLAMFIQQTDFTPFAVSSISFVVSFIVGYLASLLFPNYRKDTTGLTIYTKDEAYVQPGE
- a CDS encoding PTS sugar transporter subunit IIA, which translates into the protein MILKERADDDYLRILQILSRKLMDDSFREQLLNTGTRAEAINYLVQFNKELDGASLGACFYP
- the manA gene encoding mannose-6-phosphate isomerase, class I; translation: MYNEPIFLQPIFQEKIWGGNKLKTVYHYDIPSERTGEAWVISAHPNGSSVIENGPLKGKTLAEAWDAHGELFNKSVDREEAYPLLVKILDANDDLSVQVHPDDAFARDVEGVPYGKSECWYVLDAEPGSELILGHHAETKQHMEKLMSDGEWDQLLRRVKVQPGDFIYVPSGTIHAIGGGIVILETQQSSDTTYRVYDYDRTDRDGNKRELHLEKAVAVTSVPHQNPQLNQEETVSGDLTKTKLVENDYFGVSKWVLTGYVEQTMTTDFLQVSVIQGNAILTVDGKRFEMEKGTNFIMPHGIGKYELSGEAAFVVSWV
- a CDS encoding PucR family transcriptional regulator, with protein sequence MGITLENAMKIGGLKECRILVGGEGLSKNINNVTIMEVPDVTRWLKGKELLITSFFAKNEPSDQRRFIQQLSAINTSALAIKPYHYLGEIPAFILEEAEKFGLPIIEIPEKVSYLDILSPVMSAIFNDKALLQDDMEQAHKILREVSINGGKVNDFIEALEFLTKRTVTLESWLPFINLPNLNVEITSITEEEMRELELIKHPIRFKRKCNGEEFPCIVAPILLDGVMYGCVTSWGYRMENLQLDISILEQASVFLSLEFLRLKVKHDVEQQYKNDFIQELLFNNSMNFQDLIEKGKKYQFDNDTMYTCMLITTGHKEHKNKNVDATKISRVDYMIRQQWPDAIIGNIRDYICIIFPVHDSTKTAWKEQCNALCNYLNAYVERQFVSRMGVGLTHAGITGLRESFIQAEHALKLGSYLIRSNTITFYEDLGVYRLLGEMIGSKELTEFFSKTVGKLIAYDESHHLKLLETLEAYFKHNENLKETAHFLFIHVNTLKYRIRKIASITGYSLHDTDGKMMLYLGLKINELSI